Proteins encoded in a region of the Methanofollis tationis genome:
- the pglZ gene encoding BREX-4 system phosphatase PglZ codes for MQIDSVKKYLTSSVKTPYFLFISDGQYKVVIDELSMLGLDIVQMSSFCGSDDKLPDIDGLLTYIEAADVNARSKKFVVTGLGEYLALRGPDEASRTLSRLKDLNVGGAKVVLLLRGLASQIAALQADPRFDSRRFNVVNNAECDLSITLAAPSVGLPALSGFKALLAELEDGRCGSVVVNTAVNLEKAIFTVHQISNAYDGIKFSTRGFALARSCGSDARWAELLAELNQSNSSLDEVFEKHGLGNNLESDFYARIAGSDYCNWLYFICLKSKADILQNGYLQFVLDKTNRFEDFVSNILNAIIEIPHTDKRFSSYYRERKALVEKFPESDIADFVVNNRQVVSESIYKLTDGTRVEREEIIAWLSQNGLIPGLEGIYPALAAYLKKYVFKCPQMADLLTEYFEAYKRQKMSNELENDFLEKVDQLALARQFNRLPTRNEIIDSVDKSDTFLYWLDALGVEYLGLIEALVQKRGLSVRVHIARAELPTITSINRDFFNAWQGRKEKNDELDDTKHSDAGGYNFTNNELPIHLAKELDIIAAMIDKAATELALRHCTRFLIVSDHGASRLAVLRRKEEKYDTDTIGEHSGRCCEIFKPYDLPFAAEGNGYLVLADYGRFKGGRAANVEVHGGASLEEVVVPIIELSLKDGSVTVKLVDEVVTVDYRTGTEINLFFNSPVQDVSVVLNGKPYSASQIDANHYSIKLPDTKRAGEYPADVYAGDNLVGKVMIKAQGKSGKVNDAFDDLF; via the coding sequence ATGCAAATCGATTCGGTAAAGAAATACCTGACATCTTCCGTTAAGACGCCATATTTCCTGTTTATCAGCGACGGTCAGTACAAGGTCGTCATTGACGAATTGTCGATGTTGGGTCTTGATATTGTACAGATGAGCAGTTTCTGCGGTAGCGATGATAAATTGCCGGATATCGACGGTCTGCTCACTTATATCGAAGCGGCTGATGTAAACGCAAGAAGCAAGAAGTTTGTTGTGACGGGGCTTGGTGAATACCTCGCACTCCGCGGGCCTGATGAAGCTTCTCGTACTCTGTCGCGATTGAAAGACCTGAATGTCGGCGGTGCAAAAGTTGTGTTGCTCCTGCGAGGGCTTGCCTCACAGATTGCCGCGTTACAGGCCGACCCTCGCTTTGATAGCCGTCGGTTCAACGTCGTTAATAATGCGGAGTGTGACTTATCAATTACCCTTGCCGCCCCATCTGTCGGATTGCCGGCTTTATCGGGTTTCAAAGCATTACTTGCGGAACTTGAAGATGGTCGGTGCGGAAGTGTTGTCGTGAATACAGCAGTCAATCTCGAGAAGGCAATATTCACCGTACACCAAATCAGCAATGCGTATGATGGCATTAAATTCTCCACAAGGGGTTTTGCTTTGGCGCGTTCCTGCGGGAGCGACGCTCGTTGGGCGGAGTTGCTGGCAGAACTCAACCAGAGCAACAGTTCACTCGACGAGGTGTTCGAGAAACATGGTCTTGGCAATAATCTGGAGTCCGATTTCTACGCTCGCATTGCAGGAAGCGATTACTGCAACTGGCTCTATTTTATCTGTTTGAAGAGTAAGGCTGACATATTGCAAAACGGATACCTTCAATTCGTTCTGGATAAGACGAATCGCTTTGAGGATTTCGTTTCAAACATTCTCAACGCAATTATCGAAATCCCGCATACCGACAAACGGTTTTCATCGTATTATCGGGAGCGTAAAGCCCTAGTTGAAAAGTTCCCTGAGTCGGATATCGCAGACTTCGTAGTGAACAATCGGCAAGTAGTGTCTGAAAGCATTTATAAGCTGACTGACGGCACAAGGGTCGAGCGCGAAGAAATTATCGCTTGGCTTTCACAAAACGGCTTAATCCCGGGACTTGAGGGCATTTATCCCGCATTGGCGGCTTATCTTAAGAAATATGTTTTTAAATGTCCGCAAATGGCGGACTTGCTAACTGAGTATTTCGAGGCGTACAAACGGCAAAAGATGTCTAACGAGCTTGAAAATGACTTTTTGGAAAAAGTCGATCAACTTGCCCTCGCACGACAATTCAACCGACTGCCTACGCGGAACGAAATTATAGACAGCGTGGATAAGAGTGACACTTTCCTGTATTGGCTCGATGCACTCGGCGTTGAATACTTAGGCTTAATTGAAGCTCTAGTTCAAAAACGTGGCCTATCGGTTCGGGTTCATATCGCCCGTGCGGAACTGCCGACAATAACATCTATCAACCGCGACTTTTTCAATGCGTGGCAAGGCCGTAAGGAAAAGAACGATGAACTTGATGATACTAAACACAGCGACGCGGGCGGTTATAACTTCACCAACAATGAGCTGCCTATCCACCTTGCTAAAGAGTTGGATATAATAGCGGCGATGATTGACAAAGCGGCTACGGAACTTGCGCTTAGGCATTGTACACGCTTCCTGATTGTAAGCGACCACGGCGCATCACGGCTTGCTGTTCTGCGGCGTAAAGAAGAAAAGTACGATACCGATACCATAGGCGAACATTCGGGGCGCTGCTGTGAGATTTTCAAGCCTTATGACCTTCCGTTTGCCGCAGAGGGGAACGGATATCTCGTGCTTGCCGATTACGGTCGCTTCAAGGGAGGTCGCGCTGCGAATGTGGAAGTTCACGGCGGGGCGTCATTAGAAGAGGTTGTCGTTCCTATCATTGAATTGTCGTTGAAAGACGGAAGCGTAACGGTCAAACTGGTCGATGAGGTCGTGACCGTAGATTATCGCACCGGCACGGAGATTAATCTGTTCTTTAACTCGCCGGTACAGGATGTTTCCGTTGTTTTAAATGGGAAGCCCTATTCGGCTTCGCAGATAGATGCAAATCACTACTCCATAAAGCTGCCCGACACAAAACGGGCGGGCGAATATCCGGCGGACGTTTACGCAGGCGATAACCTGGTTGGCAAAGTTATGATTAAGGCGCAAGGCAAGAGCGGCAAAGTCAATGACGCTTTTGATGACTTGTTTTAG
- the brxL gene encoding BREX system Lon protease-like protein BrxL encodes MVEKLRNCFDEMVVYKDLKKSNFFSALSLPSFMRDWLLKKFEDENGHFDSDELVRFVRTYLPRKDDWTAIKNQVVIEHERVKFLAKVSVDIDIKTGEVSFTLPDFGLTSKDTIIEDSVWQTCKDDLVRSRETWGMVEIGYRPPDDYDMEFSKNKAKGANRGKIKLTSFKTFCPYTIDIDYYKDARREFTTAEWIDVLLGAVDYNASGYLGDEEKKLTMLTRLLPFIEKRLNLIELAPKGTGKSYLFGRVSRFGWLSSGGVMSRAKMFYDQNKRAEGLVFGNDFITLDEVQTISFTNVDEMRAALKGYLESGIFTVGNYEGTAEAGVILCGNIKKETMDEDGFGNMFKELPSVFHESALIERFHGFIKGWNIPRMNDDLKIAGWALNSEYFCSIMHELRDDMSYRAIVDELIEVPEAADTRDTEAVKRIATAYLKLLFPHVRSANDITAREFKRYCLDRARKMRNTIKYQLGKLDVEYRGKDIPAFSVRPDPEEVE; translated from the coding sequence ATGGTTGAGAAACTGAGAAATTGCTTTGACGAGATGGTCGTGTATAAGGATCTTAAAAAAAGCAACTTCTTCTCCGCTCTGAGCCTGCCTTCTTTTATGCGTGACTGGCTCTTAAAGAAATTCGAGGACGAGAACGGCCACTTCGACTCCGACGAGTTGGTTCGCTTTGTGCGGACTTACTTACCGCGCAAAGATGACTGGACTGCTATAAAGAATCAGGTGGTAATTGAACACGAGCGGGTGAAGTTCCTTGCCAAGGTGTCGGTTGATATCGACATCAAAACAGGGGAGGTGTCGTTTACTTTGCCCGATTTCGGGCTGACGAGTAAAGACACCATCATCGAGGACTCCGTTTGGCAAACCTGTAAGGATGACCTGGTGCGCAGCCGCGAGACTTGGGGAATGGTCGAAATCGGCTATCGTCCACCCGATGACTACGACATGGAGTTTTCAAAAAACAAGGCAAAGGGCGCAAACAGGGGCAAAATCAAGTTGACGAGTTTTAAGACCTTCTGCCCCTACACGATTGATATCGACTACTACAAGGACGCGCGACGTGAGTTTACCACGGCGGAGTGGATTGATGTCCTGCTTGGCGCAGTAGACTACAATGCAAGTGGTTATCTTGGCGATGAAGAAAAGAAACTCACGATGCTTACCCGTTTGTTGCCATTCATTGAAAAAAGGCTGAACCTCATCGAACTTGCCCCGAAAGGAACCGGTAAGTCATATCTGTTCGGTCGCGTTAGCCGGTTCGGGTGGCTTTCGAGCGGTGGGGTTATGAGCCGCGCGAAAATGTTCTACGACCAGAATAAGCGTGCTGAGGGCTTGGTGTTCGGTAACGACTTCATAACACTTGACGAAGTGCAAACCATTTCATTCACAAATGTGGATGAAATGCGCGCGGCTTTGAAGGGTTACCTTGAATCAGGGATTTTCACCGTCGGGAACTATGAGGGGACTGCTGAGGCGGGCGTAATCCTCTGCGGCAACATCAAAAAAGAAACGATGGATGAGGACGGCTTCGGCAATATGTTTAAGGAACTGCCGTCTGTTTTCCACGAATCAGCTTTAATAGAGCGTTTCCATGGCTTTATTAAGGGTTGGAATATTCCACGAATGAACGACGACCTCAAGATTGCTGGGTGGGCGTTGAATTCCGAATACTTCTGCTCGATTATGCACGAACTGCGGGATGATATGAGTTATCGCGCCATCGTAGATGAACTCATCGAAGTTCCTGAAGCGGCAGATACCCGCGATACTGAGGCGGTCAAGCGCATTGCCACGGCATATTTAAAATTGCTGTTCCCGCATGTCCGTAGCGCAAACGACATAACTGCCCGCGAATTCAAGCGTTATTGTCTCGACAGAGCGCGAAAGATGCGGAATACGATTAAATACCAATTGGGAAAGCTTGATGTTGAGTATCGCGGGAAAGACATTCCTGCGTTCAGCGTCAGACCTGACCCTGAAGAAGTGGAGTAA
- a CDS encoding IscS subfamily cysteine desulfurase yields the protein MIYADNAATTRISDRAFEQMLPFLREQYGNASSQYSLGVKAKRAVEHARKQVAAAIGAEPSEITFTSGGSEANSWVLRCVAETYHNESIHIITSTIEHHSVLNACRALEQSGVEVTFLPVDNTGRVLVEDVKAAIKHNTKLVSIMLANNEIGTIQPITQIGAFLKGQDILFHTDAVQAVGHIPVDVDDLRVDFLTASAHKFNGAKGTGILYKRSGLNLPPLLFGGEQERGLRAGTENVAGIVSAGFAIEESISEMAEEAKRLRSMVEVTVEGIKEKIPSVRVNGDTKSCLPGTVNLGFNGISGESLMHLLDLKGICVSTSSACTSGKDEPSHVLLALGLSEQQAKSAIRISYGRYNTADEAKVIVKAVCDAYAKIIDNL from the coding sequence GTGATTTACGCTGATAATGCCGCGACAACTCGGATTTCCGACCGAGCATTTGAGCAGATGCTTCCGTTTTTACGCGAGCAATACGGAAACGCATCCAGCCAGTATTCGCTTGGAGTAAAAGCCAAACGCGCCGTAGAACATGCTCGGAAACAAGTTGCGGCGGCCATCGGCGCAGAGCCGTCAGAAATCACATTTACCTCCGGGGGGTCGGAAGCGAACAGTTGGGTACTTCGCTGTGTTGCAGAAACTTACCACAACGAGTCGATTCACATCATAACCTCAACCATTGAACATCACTCTGTCCTGAACGCTTGCCGTGCGCTTGAACAGAGTGGCGTCGAGGTCACTTTCCTACCCGTCGATAATACGGGACGAGTTTTGGTTGAGGATGTTAAGGCGGCAATAAAGCATAACACAAAACTGGTATCGATTATGCTTGCCAATAACGAAATCGGAACAATTCAACCGATTACTCAGATTGGTGCCTTCCTTAAAGGACAAGATATCCTGTTCCATACCGATGCGGTGCAAGCCGTCGGTCACATTCCTGTCGATGTTGATGACCTACGAGTCGACTTCTTAACCGCTTCTGCCCATAAGTTCAACGGGGCTAAAGGAACGGGAATCCTGTACAAGCGATCAGGCTTAAACTTGCCACCGTTGTTATTCGGTGGTGAACAAGAGCGAGGGCTTCGCGCCGGAACAGAAAATGTTGCTGGAATAGTGTCGGCGGGTTTCGCCATCGAGGAAAGCATTAGCGAAATGGCTGAGGAGGCAAAGCGATTAAGATCAATGGTTGAAGTTACAGTAGAAGGTATAAAAGAAAAGATACCCTCTGTTAGGGTCAATGGAGATACCAAATCCTGTCTACCCGGCACCGTCAATCTTGGTTTTAATGGCATTTCAGGTGAATCGCTCATGCATCTACTCGATTTGAAAGGTATTTGCGTGTCTACGAGTTCAGCTTGTACCTCTGGCAAAGACGAGCCGTCACATGTGCTTCTTGCGTTAGGGCTATCCGAACAGCAGGCAAAGTCGGCCATCCGCATCTCATATGGTAGATATAACACCGCAGATGAGGCGAAGGTCATTGTAAAGGCTGTTTGCGATGCCTACGCAAAAATAATAGATAACCTTTAG
- a CDS encoding Fic family protein, with product MDLDQESVKVLRACVAERSMVELLAVAGRTNRTKFREQVIKPLLDAGFIEMTVPEKPRSSKQRYRATARGRAWLDERERR from the coding sequence ATGGACCTGGATCAGGAGAGTGTCAAGGTTCTGCGTGCGTGCGTGGCCGAGCGGTCCATGGTCGAACTCCTGGCGGTTGCCGGCAGGACGAACCGCACGAAGTTCAGGGAGCAGGTTATCAAACCACTGCTCGATGCCGGTTTTATTGAAATGACCGTCCCGGAGAAGCCGAGAAGCAGCAAACAGAGATACCGGGCGACGGCGAGGGGGCGTGCCTGGCTGGATGAGAGGGAGAGGCGGTGA
- a CDS encoding winged helix-turn-helix domain-containing protein → MTRPFEGVFGNTCELRLLEFLLPLDGMAFNITELSEEAGVSRVTVGRVVKKFVEWGILTATNDRIPQYSINPASPIVRSLEIMNNSLIGRMLGDEKVQEIRDYIREHTPAASALEMDTSNDPAWPYCPEMPEPGIGWGAGDPCGASGSGPLYPISPPATADDYNNEFPGYIQ, encoded by the coding sequence ATGACTCGTCCCTTTGAAGGGGTGTTCGGGAACACCTGTGAATTAAGACTTCTCGAATTCCTGTTGCCACTCGATGGCATGGCGTTCAACATCACCGAACTCTCGGAAGAAGCAGGCGTAAGCCGGGTCACGGTCGGGAGGGTGGTGAAGAAGTTTGTTGAATGGGGCATCCTCACCGCCACCAACGACCGTATCCCCCAGTACTCCATTAATCCGGCGTCGCCGATCGTCCGGTCACTTGAGATCATGAACAATTCGTTGATCGGTCGGATGCTTGGTGACGAAAAGGTCCAGGAGATCCGGGACTATATCCGTGAGCACACCCCTGCGGCCAGCGCTCTGGAAATGGATACCTCAAACGACCCTGCATGGCCGTACTGCCCGGAGATGCCAGAGCCCGGTATCGGGTGGGGAGCGGGAGACCCGTGCGGCGCCAGCGGCTCCGGCCCTCTCTACCCCATCTCTCCACCTGCAACGGCAGATGACTACAATAACGAATTTCCAGGATATATCCAATAG
- a CDS encoding DNA adenine methylase: MPKADARPFLKWAGGKTQLLDAFTERIPEGLADGEITTFVEPFVGGGAVFFHFNTLFPFEKCHIFDVNEELVLAYSVVKRDVDALIEDLSGITEAFLAKDDEGRRDYFYAVRTEFNRTKQDITFKRYGKAWISRAARLIFLNRTCYNGLFRVNSRGAFNAPFGRYKNPRIVYPEVLRACAAALENTEVHHGDFERSFRYINKKSFVYFDPPYRPLSATASFTGYARGGFDDAGQERLAAFFARCDRRGAKAMLSNSDPKNIDPEDDFFDRLYAKFTIERVPARRMINSDARGRGEITEIVVTNYPGR; encoded by the coding sequence ATGCCGAAGGCTGACGCACGACCGTTTCTCAAGTGGGCAGGCGGAAAGACCCAGCTCCTCGACGCCTTCACCGAACGGATCCCGGAGGGACTGGCCGACGGTGAAATCACCACCTTCGTGGAGCCGTTTGTCGGCGGGGGTGCGGTGTTTTTTCACTTCAATACCCTCTTCCCCTTTGAGAAATGCCATATCTTCGACGTCAACGAGGAGCTGGTGCTCGCCTACAGCGTCGTCAAGAGGGACGTGGACGCCCTCATCGAGGACCTCTCCGGCATCACCGAAGCGTTCCTGGCGAAAGACGACGAGGGGCGGCGGGATTATTTTTATGCCGTCCGCACCGAGTTCAACCGGACGAAACAGGATATCACCTTCAAACGCTACGGGAAGGCGTGGATCTCACGGGCGGCCCGGCTGATCTTCCTGAATCGGACCTGCTACAACGGCCTCTTCCGGGTGAACTCCCGGGGGGCGTTCAACGCCCCCTTCGGGCGCTACAAAAACCCGCGGATCGTGTACCCGGAGGTGCTGCGGGCCTGCGCCGCGGCGCTGGAGAACACGGAGGTCCATCACGGCGACTTCGAGCGGTCGTTCCGGTACATCAATAAAAAATCCTTCGTCTACTTCGACCCGCCCTATCGGCCCCTGAGCGCCACCGCCTCGTTCACCGGGTATGCGAGGGGCGGGTTCGACGACGCCGGGCAGGAGAGGCTCGCCGCATTTTTCGCACGGTGCGACCGGCGGGGGGCGAAGGCGATGCTGAGCAACTCGGACCCGAAAAATATCGACCCGGAGGACGATTTCTTCGACCGCCTCTACGCGAAGTTCACGATCGAGCGGGTGCCTGCACGGCGGATGATCAACTCGGACGCGAGGGGGCGGGGGGAGATCACCGAGATCGTCGTCACGAACTATCCGGGCAGGTGA
- a CDS encoding 4Fe-4S binding protein: MSGDLKAALIERCRAMEIPLVGVADVRRWEHPPFLPWMPEAFFPQSIVPGARSVIVIGLPIHLPVIETTPSIWYHELYRTVNTLLDGYTYRIAEFLNEEGYPSVSVPRDGYGGIDVLLDRPVAFFSHRHAALLAGLGTFGVNNMLLTRKYGPRVRFGSVITTAAIPPDPLIEEDLCTRCMACVQGCPVRALGGEDYPAGLTDKRACAENSARLSKRSLSPCGICVKVCPVGEDIDLYGRRDAAALERAAGHVRSYGSR; encoded by the coding sequence ATGAGCGGTGACCTGAAAGCGGCCCTCATCGAGAGGTGCAGGGCGATGGAGATCCCCCTCGTCGGGGTGGCCGATGTGCGGCGGTGGGAGCACCCGCCGTTTTTACCCTGGATGCCGGAAGCCTTCTTCCCGCAGTCGATCGTCCCCGGCGCCCGGTCGGTGATCGTGATCGGGCTGCCCATCCACCTGCCGGTGATCGAGACGACGCCGTCGATCTGGTACCACGAGCTCTACCGGACGGTGAACACCCTCCTGGACGGCTACACCTACCGGATCGCCGAGTTCCTCAACGAAGAGGGCTACCCCTCGGTTTCTGTGCCGCGGGACGGCTACGGCGGGATCGACGTCCTCCTCGACCGCCCGGTCGCCTTCTTCTCCCACCGCCACGCCGCCCTCCTCGCCGGGCTCGGGACCTTCGGGGTGAACAACATGCTCCTGACCCGGAAATACGGCCCGCGGGTCCGCTTCGGCTCGGTGATCACCACCGCCGCGATCCCGCCCGATCCCCTGATCGAGGAGGACCTCTGCACCCGGTGCATGGCCTGCGTGCAGGGGTGCCCGGTCCGGGCCCTGGGCGGGGAGGATTATCCGGCCGGGCTGACCGACAAGCGCGCCTGCGCCGAGAACAGCGCCCGCCTGAGCAAACGCTCCCTCTCGCCGTGCGGGATCTGCGTGAAGGTCTGCCCGGTCGGGGAGGATATCGACCTCTACGGCAGACGGGACGCCGCCGCCCTGGAGCGGGCGGCCGGGCACGTGCGGTCGTACGGGTCGCGGTGA
- a CDS encoding LytS/YhcK type 5TM receptor domain-containing protein, whose product MAAGFVPAIHDHLLPETMALMGAVGSGLNLLLYSVWLHRKVGDRHGEAYFKAHMQSINLDLVLAFVLIGLAAFGFFALGSAAAAVPDAVSEDLLESLAPVLEGVPFAMVVFLVTGYFTLFGGIAAGIQGRAGAITSILRSTVLTGLSEKTVYRGIVLVFAALILIATRIDDPAAVIRAVSSASSIMFGVMGFLLIYVDGRLPAYARGSNLWLVVMAAGSLLFLLVALLREETILEYGIPLMERIAVVTLVIYLVAQSKTMRDVIRWRATLTDRVWLVVIFGMLSVYGTFRGIDAGGYLVNFRDLGPLIAGLLGGPLVGACAGAIGGFYRYGLGGWTALPCSLAPIAAGIIAGYASRRWKGRPTYLRMVALSIVVEVVHIVVLVPLLTQAPPDVLIATVRTTLLPMIVTNSCGLMLFLYVMREQGLAGEDD is encoded by the coding sequence GTGGCGGCCGGGTTCGTCCCGGCGATCCACGACCACCTCCTCCCGGAGACGATGGCCCTGATGGGCGCGGTCGGCTCGGGCCTCAACCTCCTCCTCTACTCGGTCTGGCTCCACAGAAAAGTCGGCGACCGCCACGGCGAGGCGTATTTTAAGGCGCACATGCAGAGCATCAACCTCGACCTCGTCCTCGCCTTCGTGCTGATCGGGCTTGCGGCCTTCGGGTTCTTCGCCCTGGGCAGCGCCGCGGCGGCGGTGCCCGACGCCGTCAGCGAGGATCTCCTGGAAAGCCTCGCCCCGGTCCTCGAAGGCGTGCCCTTCGCGATGGTCGTCTTCCTGGTCACCGGCTACTTCACCCTCTTCGGCGGGATCGCCGCCGGGATACAGGGCCGGGCCGGGGCGATCACCTCGATCCTCCGCTCCACCGTCCTGACCGGTCTTTCCGAGAAGACGGTCTACCGCGGTATCGTCCTCGTCTTTGCGGCGCTGATCCTCATCGCCACCCGCATCGACGACCCGGCGGCGGTGATCAGGGCGGTCTCGTCCGCCTCCTCGATCATGTTCGGCGTGATGGGGTTCCTCCTGATCTACGTGGACGGCAGGCTTCCGGCCTATGCCCGCGGTTCGAACCTCTGGCTCGTCGTGATGGCGGCCGGGAGCCTGCTCTTTCTGCTCGTGGCCCTGCTGCGGGAGGAGACGATCCTCGAATACGGCATCCCCCTCATGGAGCGGATCGCCGTGGTGACGCTCGTCATCTATCTTGTCGCCCAGTCGAAGACGATGCGGGACGTGATCCGGTGGCGCGCCACCCTCACCGACCGGGTGTGGCTCGTCGTGATCTTCGGCATGCTCTCGGTCTACGGCACCTTCCGGGGGATCGATGCCGGCGGCTACCTCGTCAACTTCCGCGACCTCGGGCCGCTGATCGCCGGTCTCCTGGGCGGGCCCCTGGTCGGGGCGTGCGCCGGGGCGATCGGCGGCTTCTACCGCTACGGCCTGGGCGGGTGGACGGCCCTCCCGTGCTCGCTGGCCCCGATCGCCGCCGGGATCATCGCCGGGTATGCCTCGCGGCGGTGGAAGGGGCGGCCGACCTACCTCAGGATGGTCGCTCTCTCGATCGTCGTGGAGGTCGTCCATATCGTGGTCCTCGTCCCGCTCCTGACGCAGGCGCCGCCCGACGTGCTGATCGCCACCGTCAGGACGACCCTTCTCCCGATGATCGTGACGAACTCCTGCGGGCTGATGCTCTTCCTGTACGTGATGCGGGAGCAGGGGCTCGCCGGAGAGGACGACTGA
- a CDS encoding solute carrier family 23 protein, producing the protein MDAGDVFAGFKTLFQGVQILFVAFGALVLVPLLTGLDPGVALCTAGIGTLIFQAVTGMKVPVFLASSFAFVPAITCGVAAWGVPGTLCGLAASGLLYVALSFVVRVFGSGVVTRLFPPVVVGPVICVIGLSLAPSAVGMALGRSGGLQVVPAETALFIAGIYLSTLFPAALS; encoded by the coding sequence ATGGACGCCGGAGACGTTTTTGCTGGTTTTAAGACTCTATTTCAGGGCGTCCAGATCCTTTTCGTCGCATTCGGTGCGCTCGTCCTCGTCCCCCTCCTTACGGGGCTGGACCCGGGCGTCGCCCTCTGTACCGCCGGCATCGGGACGCTGATCTTCCAGGCGGTGACCGGGATGAAGGTGCCGGTCTTTCTCGCCTCCTCGTTCGCCTTCGTCCCGGCGATCACCTGCGGCGTTGCGGCATGGGGCGTGCCCGGCACCCTCTGCGGCCTCGCCGCCTCGGGTCTGCTCTACGTGGCCCTGAGTTTTGTCGTCAGGGTGTTCGGCAGCGGGGTCGTCACCAGGCTCTTCCCGCCGGTCGTGGTCGGCCCGGTGATCTGCGTCATCGGCCTCTCCCTCGCCCCGAGTGCGGTGGGCATGGCGCTCGGGCGGTCAGGCGGGCTGCAGGTCGTCCCGGCAGAGACGGCCCTGTTCATCGCCGGGATCTACCTCTCCACCCTCTTTCCGGCGGCCCTCTCCTAA
- a CDS encoding HD domain-containing protein, whose translation MKRDEVAAFAARYDPDPPHSRQVERLSLLLFDALAPLHALGEGARAVLSSAALLHDIGWVGGVQGHHKRSCQMVMEDTALPFGREERTLVALVARYHRRALPARKHPLFAALSPEDRARVSALAAILRVADGLDVGHAGAVADLACTVGEEAVTVALTPCGPVDAEVRAAEKKGDLFRAIYRRDLVVRPREQNEQV comes from the coding sequence ATGAAGAGGGATGAGGTCGCCGCCTTCGCGGCCCGGTACGATCCCGACCCGCCCCATTCCCGCCAGGTGGAGCGTTTATCTCTGCTCCTCTTCGACGCCCTCGCCCCCCTGCACGCCCTGGGCGAGGGGGCGCGGGCGGTCCTCTCCTCCGCCGCCCTCCTCCACGACATCGGGTGGGTCGGCGGGGTGCAGGGGCACCATAAACGCTCCTGCCAGATGGTCATGGAGGACACCGCCCTCCCCTTCGGCAGAGAGGAGCGCACCCTCGTCGCCCTGGTCGCCCGGTACCACCGCCGCGCCCTGCCCGCGAGAAAGCACCCCCTCTTTGCCGCTCTCTCCCCGGAGGACCGGGCGAGGGTCTCCGCCCTCGCGGCGATCCTCAGGGTCGCCGACGGCCTCGACGTCGGCCACGCGGGCGCCGTCGCCGACCTCGCCTGCACCGTCGGGGAGGAGGCGGTGACGGTCGCCCTGACCCCCTGCGGACCCGTGGACGCCGAGGTGCGGGCGGCTGAGAAGAAGGGCGACCTCTTCAGGGCGATCTACCGGAGAGACCTGGTGGTCCGCCCCCGCGAACAAAATGAGCAGGTATAA